Proteins from a genomic interval of Brachybacterium vulturis:
- a CDS encoding ABC transporter ATP-binding protein translates to MRARKRTPRAPQEPATPVGSQAPATPAGDEAATAAEIAAEKDAARGLRPGQSARSFWPSTKRLVAEMGPERAFLFLAIAVGLVSVAFSVVGPRILGHATDIIFTGLISKDLPADASPAEVVAGLRAQGQDQFADMLSGMTLTPGQGIDFTALHQTLALAVGLFAVSALLMWFQGLALNRIIYRMVSRLRREVEEKLHRLPLAYFDRMKRGEILSRVTNDIDNIQNTLMNTVTGLVNSILMVLGVLVMMLTISWRLSLIALAVIPVALVVTSIVGKRAQKLFAQQWDATGVVNSEVEEAYTGHSLVTVFGRRDEVAARFEERNETLFRATFGAQFVSSLIMPLMMFVGNLSYVAVAIVGGLRIVSGQLTLGDVQAFIQYSRQFTQPLSQVASMATMLQSGVASAERVFELLDAGEQEPETTTDTAAAGIREGRVEFEHVAFSYSPDRELITDLSLVADPGHTVAIVGPTGAGKTTLVNLVMRFYEVGGGRITIDGIDIRDLTRAQLRARTGMVLQDTWLFKGSLLENIRYGRLEATDEEVIEAARATHVDDFARQLPGGYDTIVDDDESTLSAGEKQLVTIARAFLARPNLLILDEATSSVDTRTEVLVQQAMNALRQGRTSFVIAHRLSTIRDADLILVMEAGDIVEQGSHDELLALGGAYARLYRSQFEGAAVDIDAEEEVATTTGGIALEG, encoded by the coding sequence ATGAGAGCACGGAAGAGAACGCCCCGAGCCCCGCAGGAGCCCGCGACTCCCGTCGGCTCCCAGGCGCCCGCGACCCCCGCCGGGGACGAGGCGGCCACGGCCGCCGAGATCGCCGCGGAGAAGGACGCCGCCCGCGGGCTCCGCCCCGGCCAGAGCGCCCGCAGCTTCTGGCCCTCCACCAAGCGCCTGGTGGCCGAGATGGGCCCCGAGCGCGCCTTCCTGTTCCTCGCGATCGCCGTGGGGCTCGTCTCGGTGGCGTTCAGCGTGGTGGGTCCGCGCATCCTCGGCCACGCCACGGACATCATCTTCACCGGTCTGATCTCGAAGGACCTCCCCGCGGACGCCTCCCCGGCCGAGGTGGTCGCCGGTCTGCGCGCCCAGGGCCAGGACCAGTTCGCGGACATGCTCTCGGGGATGACCCTCACCCCCGGCCAGGGCATCGACTTCACCGCGCTGCACCAGACCCTGGCGCTGGCCGTCGGCCTCTTCGCCGTCTCCGCGCTGCTGATGTGGTTCCAGGGCCTCGCGCTGAACCGCATCATCTACCGCATGGTCTCGCGGCTGCGCCGCGAGGTGGAGGAGAAGCTGCACCGGCTGCCGCTGGCCTACTTCGACCGGATGAAGCGCGGCGAGATCCTCTCCCGCGTCACCAACGACATCGACAACATCCAGAACACCCTGATGAACACCGTCACGGGACTGGTGAACTCGATCCTGATGGTGCTCGGCGTGCTGGTCATGATGCTGACCATCTCCTGGCGGCTGTCCCTGATCGCGCTCGCGGTGATCCCGGTGGCGCTGGTGGTCACGAGCATCGTCGGCAAGCGCGCGCAGAAGCTGTTCGCCCAGCAGTGGGACGCCACCGGCGTGGTGAACTCCGAGGTGGAGGAGGCGTACACCGGGCACTCCCTGGTGACCGTCTTCGGCCGCCGGGACGAGGTCGCCGCCCGCTTCGAGGAGCGCAACGAGACCCTGTTCCGCGCCACCTTCGGCGCCCAGTTCGTCTCCTCCCTGATCATGCCGCTGATGATGTTCGTGGGGAACCTGTCCTATGTCGCTGTCGCGATCGTGGGCGGGCTGCGGATCGTCTCCGGCCAGCTCACCCTCGGGGACGTCCAGGCCTTCATCCAGTACTCCCGCCAGTTCACCCAGCCGCTGTCCCAGGTCGCCTCGATGGCGACCATGCTGCAGTCCGGGGTGGCCAGCGCCGAGCGGGTCTTCGAGCTGCTGGACGCCGGCGAGCAGGAGCCCGAGACCACGACCGACACCGCCGCCGCGGGCATCCGCGAGGGCCGGGTCGAGTTCGAGCACGTCGCCTTCTCCTACAGCCCCGACCGGGAACTGATCACCGACCTCTCGCTGGTCGCGGACCCCGGGCACACGGTCGCGATCGTGGGGCCGACGGGGGCCGGCAAGACCACCCTGGTGAACCTGGTGATGCGCTTCTACGAGGTCGGCGGCGGCCGGATCACGATCGACGGCATCGACATCCGCGACCTCACCCGCGCCCAGCTGCGCGCACGCACCGGGATGGTCCTCCAGGACACCTGGCTGTTCAAGGGCTCGCTGCTCGAGAACATCCGCTACGGCCGGCTGGAGGCGACCGACGAGGAGGTGATCGAGGCGGCCCGCGCCACCCACGTCGACGACTTCGCGCGCCAGCTGCCGGGCGGCTACGACACGATCGTGGATGACGACGAATCCACCCTCTCGGCCGGCGAGAAGCAGCTGGTCACCATCGCCCGCGCGTTCCTGGCCCGACCGAACCTGCTGATCCTGGACGAGGCCACCTCGAGCGTGGACACCCGCACCGAGGTGCTGGTGCAGCAGGCCATGAACGCCCTGCGCCAGGGCCGCACCAGCTTCGTGATCGCCCATCGGCTCTCCACCATCCGCGATGCGGACCTGATCCTGGTGATGGAGGCCGGGGACATCGTCGAGCAGGGCAGCCACGACGAGCTGCTCGCCCTCGGCGGGGCCTACGCCCGGCTGTACCGCTCGCAGTTTGAGGGTGCCGCGGTGGACATCGACGCCGAGGAGGAGGTCGCGACGACCACCGGCGGGATCGCGCTGGAGGGGTGA
- a CDS encoding amino acid ABC transporter ATP-binding protein, whose amino-acid sequence MSRTPENPAPGADWTPAAPPRPVIEVEAVHKTFGDLHVLKACDLTVHAGEVAVLVGPSGSGKSTLLRCINQLEEPTAGRVLIDGEVQGFQPDPLPDGRWQQLTAAQIAAQRSRIGMVFQRFHLFPHLTALTNVMEAPVQVRGLPRAAAEKKARALLERVGLADRAEHYPAELSGGQQQRVAIARALAMDPELMLFDEPTSALDPELVSEVLAVLKDLAADGMTMVVVTHEMGFAREVADQVVFMDEGRILERGTPEQVVDHPQSERLQSFLASVL is encoded by the coding sequence ATGAGCCGGACCCCCGAGAACCCCGCGCCCGGCGCCGACTGGACGCCCGCCGCCCCGCCCCGTCCCGTCATCGAGGTCGAGGCGGTCCACAAGACCTTCGGCGACCTGCACGTGCTCAAGGCCTGCGACCTCACGGTGCACGCCGGCGAGGTGGCGGTGCTGGTGGGCCCGTCCGGCTCCGGCAAGTCCACCCTGCTGCGCTGCATCAACCAGCTCGAGGAGCCCACCGCGGGACGGGTCCTCATCGACGGCGAGGTGCAGGGCTTTCAGCCCGACCCGCTGCCCGACGGCCGCTGGCAGCAGCTCACCGCCGCCCAGATCGCCGCCCAGCGCTCCCGCATCGGCATGGTCTTCCAGCGCTTCCATCTGTTCCCGCACCTCACGGCGCTGACGAACGTGATGGAGGCACCGGTGCAGGTGCGCGGGCTGCCCAGGGCCGCCGCCGAGAAGAAGGCCCGCGCCCTGCTGGAGCGCGTGGGACTGGCCGACCGCGCCGAGCACTACCCCGCAGAGCTCTCAGGTGGGCAGCAGCAGCGGGTCGCGATCGCCCGGGCGCTCGCGATGGACCCCGAGCTGATGCTCTTCGACGAGCCCACCAGCGCCCTGGACCCGGAGCTGGTCTCCGAGGTGCTCGCCGTGCTCAAGGACCTCGCGGCCGACGGCATGACCATGGTGGTGGTGACCCACGAGATGGGCTTCGCCCGCGAGGTGGCCGACCAGGTGGTGTTCATGGACGAGGGCCGCATCCTCGAGCGCGGCACCCCCGAGCAGGTCGTCGACCACCCGCAGTCCGAGCGCCTGCAGAGCTTCCTCGCCTCGGTGCTGTGA
- a CDS encoding endonuclease domain-containing protein — MFGPSRLTLPASAWRPSQPARRLQGTLHLGAEQLGVARRSQLPALDLTQWTMRAALERGELRRIASGWYAVPTAVPDVSRALAAGFRLTCVDALRMHGLWIPARPTAERKHLHVYRAGSRAPLLSTMIAHSPRSRSWPEPDAVASLRLALTHALRCCSGETSAILLESAMERGLLSPAEVQQILDDAPDAVRSRIGMLSSASDSGSETRVVRWLRRGGFQVEQQVYVEGVGYLDAYVGGVFLEIDGRAFHSDEDAFGRDRRRDLRAIRHGLQVLRVSYDQVWHHWPATQQDILRVIAEVGGFGRRKVAQLTAA, encoded by the coding sequence ATGTTCGGTCCCAGCCGCTTGACTCTGCCGGCGAGCGCCTGGCGCCCCTCGCAACCTGCACGTCGGCTGCAGGGAACCCTCCACCTGGGCGCAGAGCAGCTCGGTGTCGCCCGACGCAGTCAGCTTCCGGCCCTCGACCTCACGCAATGGACGATGCGAGCCGCTCTCGAGCGGGGCGAGCTGCGGCGCATCGCGTCCGGCTGGTACGCCGTGCCCACCGCCGTCCCCGACGTGAGCCGAGCCCTGGCCGCCGGATTTCGACTGACCTGTGTGGACGCCTTGAGGATGCACGGCCTGTGGATCCCTGCGAGACCCACCGCAGAGAGGAAACACCTGCACGTCTACCGGGCCGGCAGCAGAGCCCCCCTGCTGTCGACGATGATCGCGCATTCCCCACGCAGCCGCTCGTGGCCGGAGCCGGATGCAGTCGCCTCGCTCCGCCTCGCCCTCACCCATGCACTGCGCTGCTGCAGCGGCGAGACCTCCGCGATCCTGCTCGAGTCCGCGATGGAGCGCGGCCTCCTCTCCCCCGCTGAGGTCCAGCAGATCCTCGACGACGCGCCAGATGCCGTCCGCTCCCGGATCGGCATGCTCTCCTCGGCGAGCGATTCCGGCTCGGAGACGAGGGTCGTGCGGTGGTTGCGACGCGGCGGGTTCCAGGTCGAGCAGCAGGTGTACGTGGAGGGGGTGGGATATCTGGATGCCTACGTCGGCGGGGTCTTCCTGGAGATCGACGGGCGCGCGTTCCATTCCGACGAGGACGCCTTCGGTCGGGACCGCCGTCGGGATCTGCGCGCCATCCGGCACGGGCTGCAGGTGCTGCGCGTGAGCTATGACCAGGTTTGGCACCACTGGCCCGCGACTCAGCAGGACATCCTGCGGGTCATCGCGGAGGTTGGAGGATTCGGCCGACGCAAGGTGGCACAGCTGACCGCCGCCTGA
- a CDS encoding amino acid ABC transporter permease: MSTTQTSAPAAPGFTPIRARAASRPGTWISAVVVAVLALGLLWFLVTNPVLAWGTVATYLLDVKVIQGVGWTLLLTAASMVLGTAVALTAAIMRRSENPVLRGVSWAYIFVFRGIPVYTQLVFWGLFTVIVPKIVVGVPFGPELLSFSTRELLTAFWAAVIGLGLNEGAYLAEIIRSGLNSVDRGQSEASKALGMSNGTILRRIIVPQAMRVIVPPLGNETIGMLKTTSLVLAVPFTLDLTFATNGIANKLFTPIPLLIVAALWYLAITSVLMVGQHYLEKYFGRGFDDRTPPAGRGGRSRQAAVNRAGTTPQDPLPEVEL, encoded by the coding sequence GTGAGCACCACCCAGACCTCCGCCCCCGCTGCGCCGGGCTTCACGCCGATCCGCGCCCGGGCCGCCTCCCGTCCCGGCACCTGGATCTCCGCCGTGGTCGTGGCCGTGCTGGCCCTCGGCCTGCTCTGGTTCCTGGTGACCAACCCGGTGCTCGCCTGGGGCACCGTGGCCACCTATCTGCTGGACGTCAAGGTGATCCAGGGCGTCGGCTGGACGCTGCTGCTGACCGCGGCATCGATGGTGCTGGGCACCGCCGTGGCGCTCACCGCCGCGATCATGCGCCGCAGCGAGAACCCGGTGCTGCGCGGCGTGAGCTGGGCGTACATCTTCGTCTTCCGCGGCATCCCGGTGTACACCCAGCTGGTGTTCTGGGGCCTGTTCACCGTGATCGTCCCCAAGATCGTGGTGGGAGTGCCCTTCGGCCCCGAGCTGCTGAGCTTCTCCACCCGCGAGCTGCTCACCGCGTTCTGGGCCGCCGTGATCGGCCTGGGGCTGAACGAGGGCGCCTACCTCGCCGAGATCATCCGTTCCGGCCTGAACTCCGTGGACAGAGGGCAGTCCGAGGCCTCGAAGGCGCTGGGCATGAGCAACGGGACGATCCTGCGCCGGATCATCGTGCCGCAGGCCATGCGGGTGATCGTCCCGCCGCTGGGCAACGAGACCATCGGCATGCTGAAGACCACCTCCCTGGTGCTCGCGGTGCCCTTCACCCTCGACCTCACCTTCGCCACCAACGGCATCGCCAACAAGCTGTTCACCCCGATCCCGCTGCTGATCGTCGCGGCGCTGTGGTACCTGGCGATCACCAGTGTGCTGATGGTGGGCCAGCACTACCTCGAGAAGTACTTCGGGCGCGGTTTCGACGACCGCACCCCGCCCGCCGGTCGCGGCGGACGCTCCCGTCAGGCCGCGGTGAACCGCGCCGGCACCACCCCGCAGGACCCGCTCCCGGAGGTGGAGCTGTGA
- a CDS encoding ABC transporter substrate-binding protein — MTFSRPRRRTLLRAAPLLLATCALTPALASCTHASERLDAESNAVPEVDLSGIEEVPEIADLVPAEIRERGELINGAALNYAPGEFVGSSGEAIGYDIDILAAIGAVLGLTTRTEAAVFAQIIPAVGATYDLGISSFTVNAERLEAVTMVSYFQAGIAYAVKAGNPYDIHPEDLCGKRVALQVGTYQEELSIERSQECRDAGEPPYDILAYTSNSDAATNVAGGKGDILMADSPVAAYAVARSRGTLEAIGEIEESALNGIVVAKDQPELAEALRAALQHLIDSGHMERILAAWGNDAGMIPTAEVNPQP; from the coding sequence GTGACGTTCTCCCGGCCCCGTCGGCGCACCCTGCTGCGCGCCGCACCCCTGCTGCTCGCCACCTGTGCCCTCACCCCGGCGCTGGCCTCCTGCACCCACGCCTCCGAGCGCCTGGACGCGGAATCGAACGCCGTGCCCGAGGTGGACCTCTCCGGCATCGAGGAGGTCCCCGAGATCGCAGACCTCGTGCCCGCAGAGATCCGTGAGCGCGGCGAGCTGATCAACGGCGCCGCCCTGAACTACGCCCCCGGCGAGTTCGTCGGCAGCAGCGGCGAGGCCATCGGCTACGACATCGACATCCTCGCCGCGATCGGCGCGGTGCTGGGGCTGACCACCCGCACCGAGGCTGCGGTGTTCGCGCAGATCATCCCCGCCGTCGGCGCCACCTACGACCTCGGCATCTCGAGCTTCACCGTCAACGCCGAGCGGCTCGAGGCGGTCACGATGGTCTCCTACTTCCAGGCCGGGATCGCCTACGCCGTCAAGGCCGGCAACCCCTACGACATCCACCCCGAGGATCTCTGCGGCAAGCGGGTCGCCCTGCAGGTCGGCACCTACCAGGAGGAGCTCTCGATCGAGCGCTCGCAGGAGTGCCGCGACGCCGGGGAGCCTCCCTACGACATCCTCGCCTACACCTCGAACTCCGATGCGGCGACCAACGTCGCCGGCGGCAAGGGCGACATCCTGATGGCCGACTCCCCGGTCGCCGCCTACGCCGTCGCCCGCTCCCGCGGCACCCTCGAGGCGATCGGCGAGATCGAGGAGTCCGCGCTGAACGGCATCGTCGTCGCCAAGGACCAGCCCGAGCTGGCCGAAGCGCTGCGCGCCGCACTCCAGCACCTCATCGACTCCGGCCACATGGAGCGCATCCTCGCTGCATGGGGCAATGACGCCGGCATGATCCCGACCGCGGAAGTGAACCCCCAGCCGTGA
- a CDS encoding HAD-IB family hydrolase translates to MSHSTSPAAQPAAGGSTSGARRILLTGVTGFLGQAVLRSLLETTENVHVTAVVRPKGSVTGRKRLEQLLRKPVFSSWAELLGAQGEDGTAVDGRARLKEIFDARVSVLEGDLTDMPAITEPLDVVIHSASSVSFDPPIDEAFRTNVGGAQNLYEALLASGQDPHVIHVSTAYVGGISKGLRQEGSLQADVDWRAEYEAALAARARVEAESRKPETLRSQIRAAKLRVGRMGPKTVAAASEDARREWVDERLVDFGRTRAQSVGWTDIYTFTKAMAEQVAEELWAAGGHRVSFVRPSIIESAMTKPYPGWIDGYKVADPLIMAYGRGVLPEFPGLADSILDVIPVDHVVNVIVALATQEVSRRGDDAYYQVVSGNSNPLPFHEMVTAVREYFVQYPLEDDKGRPIQVPEWSFPAVEMVEQRFRAKELSAKLGAAAVAYLPATRRTREWTSSLHTATSGLTMLRKYIELYRHYTKTEMVFDDANTRALRDELPAEFLETHDFDITGLVWKDYFQTQHLPAVTDLTKAYSRAKSAQTKRASRPTPALKESTDSLAVFDLDGTVLATNIVQQYFAVVRATRPRRTWPAEIGGLLAAVPGYLRADKRDRSELIRLVNRRYKGYRSADLRTLMQGEAGRRIRASVRPEALETIERHRAAGHRTVLVSGALDVLVEPLADLFDEVVATHMDEDEGGVMTGYLATPPLVDEARANWLRKYAAEHGADLATSYGYGDSHADAAWLDLVGTPAAVAPDLGLYAVAKKKRWQILEW, encoded by the coding sequence ATGTCGCACAGCACCTCCCCCGCCGCTCAGCCCGCCGCCGGCGGCTCGACCAGCGGGGCCCGTCGGATCCTGCTGACCGGCGTGACCGGATTCCTGGGCCAGGCCGTGCTGCGGTCGCTGCTGGAGACCACCGAGAACGTCCACGTCACCGCCGTTGTGCGCCCCAAGGGCTCGGTCACCGGCCGCAAGCGGCTCGAACAGCTGCTGCGCAAGCCCGTCTTCTCCTCCTGGGCAGAGCTGCTCGGCGCGCAGGGCGAGGACGGCACCGCGGTCGATGGCAGGGCCCGCCTGAAGGAGATCTTCGATGCCCGCGTGAGCGTGCTCGAGGGTGACCTCACCGACATGCCCGCGATCACCGAACCCCTCGACGTGGTCATCCACTCCGCCTCCTCGGTCTCCTTCGACCCCCCGATCGACGAGGCCTTCCGCACCAACGTCGGCGGCGCGCAGAACCTGTACGAGGCGCTGCTCGCCTCCGGGCAGGACCCGCACGTCATCCACGTCTCCACCGCCTACGTCGGCGGCATCTCGAAGGGTCTGCGCCAGGAGGGCTCGCTCCAGGCCGACGTCGACTGGCGCGCCGAGTACGAGGCCGCCCTCGCCGCCCGCGCCCGGGTCGAGGCCGAGTCCCGCAAGCCGGAGACCCTGCGCTCCCAGATCCGCGCCGCGAAGCTGCGCGTGGGCCGGATGGGCCCCAAGACCGTCGCCGCCGCCTCCGAGGACGCCCGCCGCGAATGGGTCGACGAGCGCCTGGTCGACTTCGGCCGCACCCGCGCCCAGTCCGTCGGCTGGACCGACATCTACACCTTCACCAAGGCGATGGCCGAGCAGGTCGCCGAGGAGCTGTGGGCCGCGGGCGGCCACCGCGTCTCCTTCGTGCGCCCCTCGATCATCGAGTCCGCGATGACGAAGCCCTACCCGGGCTGGATCGACGGCTACAAGGTCGCCGACCCGCTGATCATGGCCTACGGCCGTGGCGTGCTGCCCGAGTTCCCGGGCCTGGCGGACTCCATCCTCGACGTGATCCCGGTGGACCACGTGGTCAACGTGATCGTCGCCCTCGCCACCCAGGAGGTCTCGCGCCGCGGCGATGACGCCTACTACCAGGTGGTCTCCGGCAACTCGAACCCGCTGCCCTTCCACGAGATGGTCACCGCGGTGCGCGAGTACTTCGTGCAGTACCCGCTGGAGGATGACAAGGGCCGACCGATCCAGGTGCCCGAGTGGTCCTTCCCGGCCGTGGAGATGGTCGAGCAGCGGTTCCGCGCCAAGGAGCTCTCGGCGAAGCTCGGCGCCGCCGCGGTCGCCTATCTCCCCGCCACCCGGCGCACGCGGGAGTGGACCTCCAGCCTGCACACGGCCACCTCGGGCCTGACCATGCTGCGCAAGTACATCGAGCTGTACCGCCACTACACGAAGACCGAGATGGTCTTCGACGACGCCAACACCCGGGCGCTGCGGGACGAGCTCCCGGCGGAGTTCCTCGAGACCCATGACTTCGACATCACCGGACTCGTCTGGAAGGACTACTTCCAGACGCAGCACCTGCCGGCGGTCACCGACCTGACCAAGGCGTACTCCCGGGCGAAGTCGGCGCAGACGAAGCGGGCCTCGCGTCCCACCCCCGCGCTGAAGGAGTCCACCGACTCCCTGGCCGTGTTCGACCTCGACGGCACCGTGCTGGCCACCAACATCGTCCAGCAGTACTTCGCCGTGGTCCGCGCCACGCGACCGCGCCGCACCTGGCCGGCGGAGATCGGTGGCCTGCTCGCCGCGGTGCCCGGCTACCTGCGCGCCGACAAGCGCGACCGCTCGGAGCTGATCCGCCTGGTCAACCGCCGCTACAAGGGCTACCGCAGCGCCGACCTGCGCACCCTGATGCAGGGCGAGGCCGGGCGCCGGATCCGCGCCTCCGTCCGCCCGGAGGCGCTGGAGACGATCGAGCGCCACCGCGCCGCCGGCCACCGCACGGTGCTGGTCTCCGGTGCGCTGGACGTGCTGGTCGAGCCGCTCGCGGACCTCTTCGACGAGGTCGTCGCCACCCACATGGACGAGGACGAGGGCGGCGTGATGACCGGCTACCTGGCCACGCCTCCGCTGGTCGACGAGGCCCGCGCGAACTGGCTGCGCAAGTACGCCGCCGAGCACGGCGCGGACCTGGCCACCTCCTACGGCTACGGCGACTCCCATGCCGACGCTGCCTGGCTCGACCTGGTGGGCACCCCCGCCGCGGTCGCCCCGGACCTGGGCCTGTACGCGGTGGCGAAGAAGAAGCGCTGGCAGATCCTGGAGTGGTGA
- a CDS encoding SDR family NAD(P)-dependent oxidoreductase: MHRALITGGTAGIGAAFARAFAGRGTALVLVARDADRLTEVAAQLRREFGVEVETLVADLSDRDAQQRVADRLELTAEPVDVLVNNAGFSVKASLLEEDLSAHDRGFEVMIRAVLKLGGAAGRAMSARGEGWIINVGSVSALVTQNNYSAIKAWTGNYSESLGVQLHGTGVQVTALMPGWVRTEFHSRAGITGSSIPGPLWLDPERLVEDCLRDVARGRPVSIPSTRWKLIAAVLRAMPRGLVARLSSLLSHRRTREK; encoded by the coding sequence ATGCATAGGGCCCTGATCACCGGCGGCACCGCAGGCATCGGGGCCGCGTTCGCCAGAGCATTCGCGGGTCGTGGGACAGCGCTCGTGCTGGTCGCGCGGGACGCCGATCGCCTCACCGAGGTCGCCGCGCAGCTGCGCAGAGAGTTCGGTGTCGAGGTCGAGACGCTCGTCGCCGACCTCTCCGACCGTGACGCCCAGCAGCGCGTCGCCGACCGCCTCGAACTCACCGCCGAGCCCGTCGACGTCCTGGTCAACAATGCCGGCTTCTCGGTGAAGGCGAGCCTGCTGGAGGAGGACCTCTCCGCGCATGACCGCGGCTTCGAGGTGATGATCCGGGCCGTCCTGAAGCTCGGTGGCGCCGCGGGGCGAGCGATGAGCGCGCGCGGCGAGGGCTGGATCATCAACGTCGGCTCCGTCTCGGCGCTGGTCACCCAGAACAACTACTCCGCCATCAAGGCGTGGACGGGCAACTACTCCGAATCCCTGGGCGTGCAGCTGCACGGCACCGGGGTGCAGGTCACGGCGCTGATGCCGGGCTGGGTGCGCACCGAGTTCCATTCCCGTGCCGGGATCACGGGCTCCTCGATCCCCGGACCGCTCTGGCTGGATCCCGAGCGTCTGGTCGAGGACTGCCTGCGCGATGTCGCCCGGGGCAGGCCGGTCTCGATCCCCTCGACCCGCTGGAAGCTGATCGCAGCGGTGCTGCGCGCCATGCCGCGCGGCCTGGTCGCTAGGCTCAGTTCCCTGCTCAGCCACCGCCGCACCCGGGAGAAGTGA
- a CDS encoding ABC transporter ATP-binding protein — protein MTLLRLVLEALKPYRIWVLLVVLFQIVGVLAALYLPTLNADIIDDGVAQADIPVIWQLGRLMLVISFGNIIALVVANFFAARSAMRVGKDLRSRVFGQVSSFSPRELAEFGTPSLITRSTNDVQQVQMLVFFSLNMLVQAPVTGIGGVILALRVEPGMAWLIAVMVPVMLVAVGLLIVRAAPLFKQMQGAIDDINSVLREQITGIRVLRAFVREDRERERYAVVNDRLTDLNRRIGLLMILINPIIMFILNLSSVAVLLVAAPRIETGQMEVGSITAFIAYLMQILIAVMMATFMTMMIPRAMVSAERITEVLETETSVHQRTDGIRELEGPIELTFEDVSFTYPGAERPVLENISFSARAGQSVAIIGGTGAGKTTLLNLVPRLMDASEGRVLLNGHDVRDLDARVLWDRVGLVPQRPYLFSGTVGSNLRFGNPAADEQELWHALTVAQGRDFVAAMPTELESPIAQGGTNVSGGQRQRLCIARALAAKPSLYLFDDSFSALDLTTDARLRAALVPETRDALLLIVAQRVSTITGADLILVLDNGRVVAQGTHTELLEHSETYQEIVRSQGVEEEVA, from the coding sequence GCTCTACCTGCCCACCCTGAACGCCGACATCATCGACGACGGCGTCGCCCAGGCCGACATCCCGGTGATCTGGCAGCTGGGCCGGCTGATGCTGGTGATCTCCTTCGGCAACATCATCGCGCTGGTGGTGGCGAACTTCTTCGCCGCCCGCTCCGCGATGCGGGTCGGCAAGGACCTGCGCTCGCGGGTGTTCGGTCAGGTCAGCTCCTTCTCCCCGCGCGAGCTCGCCGAGTTCGGCACCCCCTCGCTGATCACCCGCTCCACGAACGATGTCCAGCAGGTGCAGATGCTGGTCTTCTTCTCGCTGAACATGCTGGTCCAGGCCCCGGTGACGGGCATCGGCGGCGTGATCCTGGCGCTGCGGGTGGAGCCGGGGATGGCCTGGCTGATCGCGGTGATGGTGCCGGTGATGCTGGTGGCCGTCGGCCTCCTGATCGTCAGGGCCGCGCCGCTGTTCAAGCAGATGCAGGGCGCGATCGACGACATCAACTCCGTGCTGCGCGAGCAGATCACCGGCATCCGCGTGCTGCGCGCCTTCGTGCGGGAGGACCGCGAGCGCGAGCGCTACGCCGTGGTCAACGACCGGCTCACGGATCTGAACCGCCGCATCGGCCTGCTGATGATCCTCATCAACCCGATCATCATGTTCATCCTGAACCTCTCCAGCGTGGCGGTGCTGCTGGTGGCCGCGCCCCGCATCGAGACGGGCCAGATGGAGGTCGGCTCGATCACCGCCTTCATCGCCTACCTGATGCAGATCCTCATCGCGGTGATGATGGCGACCTTCATGACGATGATGATCCCGCGCGCGATGGTCTCCGCCGAGCGCATCACCGAGGTGCTGGAGACCGAGACCAGCGTCCACCAGCGCACCGACGGCATCCGCGAGCTCGAGGGTCCGATCGAGCTGACCTTCGAGGACGTCTCCTTCACCTACCCGGGCGCCGAGCGCCCGGTGCTGGAGAACATCTCCTTCTCCGCCCGCGCCGGGCAGAGCGTCGCGATCATCGGCGGCACCGGCGCCGGCAAGACCACCCTGCTCAACCTGGTGCCGCGGCTGATGGACGCGAGCGAGGGCAGGGTGCTGCTGAACGGGCACGATGTGCGCGATCTGGACGCCCGCGTGCTCTGGGACCGGGTGGGCCTGGTCCCGCAGCGGCCCTACCTGTTCTCCGGCACCGTCGGCTCGAACCTGCGGTTCGGCAACCCCGCGGCCGACGAGCAGGAGCTGTGGCACGCGCTGACCGTCGCCCAGGGCCGTGACTTCGTCGCCGCGATGCCCACCGAGCTGGAGTCCCCGATCGCCCAGGGCGGCACCAACGTCTCCGGCGGGCAGCGGCAGCGGCTGTGCATCGCCCGCGCCCTGGCCGCGAAGCCCTCGCTGTACCTGTTCGACGACTCCTTCAGCGCGCTGGATCTCACCACCGACGCACGGCTGCGCGCGGCGCTGGTCCCGGAGACCCGCGATGCGCTGCTGCTGATCGTCGCCCAGCGGGTCTCGACCATCACCGGCGCGGACCTGATCCTGGTGCTAGACAACGGCCGCGTCGTCGCCCAGGGCACCCATACCGAGCTGCTCGAGCACTCGGAGACCTACCAGGAGATCGTCCGCTCCCAGGGCGTCGAGGAGGAGGTGGCCTGA